A single genomic interval of Granulicella tundricola MP5ACTX9 harbors:
- a CDS encoding sugar transferase — MATPDYLQQVIVSGRRSGGGRANSARRRVFQRPSVTSLVWATLDLLTVVVAAVMAQRLQMGNSADHPGSLLPQIFTQTPKLWLGYLAWFGGTLVFFARSYGLYGPIQNRSGLHEQRMTVQATLTSGLLLCGALYVLRGDNVPRVVVLLLVGITAVLLSVRRAIWRSMEYSRYREGLETRNVLIVGAGRVAHALRNHLESLRHLGFRFKGFVALTEREAESGDADVIGDIKNCLSLARALFVDEIFFSVPADKKLVIALVEEARAVGIDVRVVPDLYDGLAWNAPVEYIGQFPTIPLHRRDFPIGSFLMKRALDIMLSSIALLVASPILAGIAIAVRMDSTGPIFYKAARIGRKGRTFNCFKFRTMVPNADHLKASLEHMNEREGVLFKIVNDPRITKVGRVLRKYSLDEIPQFYNVLRGDMSLVGPRPPIASEVEQYDLAHLRRLDVLPGITGLWQVEARQDPSFDSYISLDTAYVENWTFWLDLKILARTVGVVFSGTGS; from the coding sequence ATGGCGACACCAGATTATCTCCAGCAGGTAATTGTATCGGGCAGGCGAAGCGGCGGCGGCCGTGCGAACTCGGCGCGGCGGCGGGTGTTTCAGCGGCCTTCTGTGACGAGCCTGGTATGGGCGACCCTTGACCTGCTGACTGTGGTGGTGGCGGCGGTGATGGCGCAACGGCTGCAGATGGGTAATTCCGCGGATCATCCAGGTTCACTTTTGCCCCAGATCTTTACACAGACTCCGAAGCTGTGGCTGGGCTACCTGGCGTGGTTTGGTGGGACGCTGGTGTTCTTTGCCCGATCGTATGGACTTTACGGGCCAATTCAGAATCGCAGCGGGCTGCATGAGCAGAGGATGACGGTGCAGGCTACGCTGACGTCCGGGCTGCTGTTGTGTGGCGCGCTTTATGTGCTGCGGGGCGATAACGTGCCTCGGGTGGTGGTGCTGCTGCTGGTGGGGATTACGGCGGTGCTGCTCTCGGTCCGGCGAGCGATCTGGCGGAGCATGGAGTACAGCCGGTATCGCGAGGGACTGGAGACGCGGAATGTGCTGATCGTAGGCGCGGGGCGGGTGGCTCATGCGCTGAGGAATCACCTGGAGAGCCTGCGCCATCTTGGGTTCCGCTTCAAGGGCTTTGTGGCCCTGACGGAGCGTGAGGCGGAGTCGGGCGACGCGGATGTAATTGGCGATATCAAGAACTGCCTGTCGCTGGCTCGGGCGCTGTTTGTGGATGAGATTTTCTTTTCGGTGCCGGCGGATAAGAAGCTGGTGATTGCGCTGGTGGAAGAGGCGCGGGCGGTGGGGATCGACGTGCGGGTGGTGCCGGATCTTTATGACGGGCTGGCGTGGAATGCGCCGGTGGAGTATATCGGGCAGTTTCCGACGATTCCGCTGCATCGGCGGGACTTTCCGATTGGCTCATTCCTGATGAAGCGTGCGCTGGATATTATGCTGTCTTCGATTGCTCTGCTCGTGGCTTCGCCGATTCTCGCAGGGATTGCGATTGCGGTGCGGATGGATTCGACCGGGCCGATCTTCTACAAGGCTGCGCGGATCGGGCGCAAGGGGCGGACGTTCAACTGCTTCAAGTTTCGGACGATGGTGCCGAATGCGGATCACCTCAAGGCGAGCCTGGAGCATATGAACGAACGCGAGGGTGTGCTGTTCAAGATCGTCAACGATCCGCGGATTACGAAGGTTGGGCGTGTTCTGCGGAAGTACTCGCTGGATGAGATTCCGCAGTTTTACAACGTGCTGCGCGGCGATATGAGCCTGGTGGGTCCGCGGCCTCCGATTGCGAGCGAGGTGGAGCAGTACGACCTGGCGCATCTGCGTCGGCTGGACGTGCTGCCGGGGATTACCGGGTTGTGGCAGGTTGAGGCTCGGCAGGACCCTTCGTTCGATAGCTATATCTCTTTGGACACGGCTTACGTGGAGAACTGGACCTTCTGGCTGGATCTGAAGATTCTCGCTCGGACGGTGGGCGTGGTGTTTAGCGGCACTGGTTCTTAG
- a CDS encoding NAD+ synthase, translating into MKIALAQINPTVGDFVGNTRKILEFAGRAADAGVDLVVFPELAVCGYPPADLLEKRAFVDRAGEAIGEIQQWTGIAGRPAVLCGSVMPSGVSEGKQVRNVAVLMQAGKVRAVQQKTLLPFYDVFDEQRYFEPATQQALTSIMTAKGEVPLAVTICEDAWNDKGFWPRRLYAIDPIERLMETWDSQPESLRGQAKVIVNISASPFWKGKQQVRQEMLAALAVRHGAVVAMVNQVGGNDSLIFDGASVVMGADGTLIGMGAAFVEDLVIFETGAVVEEPTSQKRDVGHPLDDIKAMWDALVLGTRDYVRKCGFSKAVIGLSGGIDSALVAAIAVEALGAENVMGVGMPSEYSSEGSKDDARVLAENLGVRFEMLAIHEGYEAYMKMLGPLFAGTPFGLAEENLQARIRGTLLMALSNKFGALVLTTGNKSEMSVGYCTLYGDMVGGLAVIADVVKTKVYELSRYANREREVIPVATLEKPPSAELRPGQKDTDSLPPYEVLDPILEAYVERYCSAEQIAGEQKVDVELVRQVLKLVERSEYKRQQAAPVLKVTRKSFGMGRRFPIAAKVQV; encoded by the coding sequence GTGAAGATTGCACTGGCTCAGATCAATCCTACGGTTGGGGATTTTGTAGGGAATACGCGGAAGATTCTGGAGTTCGCCGGGCGGGCGGCGGATGCAGGGGTGGACCTGGTCGTGTTTCCCGAGTTGGCGGTTTGTGGGTATCCGCCGGCTGACCTGTTGGAGAAGCGGGCGTTCGTCGACCGGGCTGGTGAGGCGATTGGCGAGATTCAACAGTGGACGGGTATCGCTGGGCGACCGGCTGTGCTTTGTGGGTCTGTGATGCCTTCCGGGGTGAGCGAAGGGAAGCAGGTGCGGAACGTCGCGGTGCTGATGCAGGCGGGTAAGGTGCGGGCTGTGCAGCAGAAGACGCTGCTTCCTTTCTATGATGTGTTCGACGAGCAGAGGTACTTTGAGCCCGCTACTCAACAGGCGTTGACCTCCATCATGACGGCGAAGGGTGAAGTGCCGCTGGCGGTGACGATCTGTGAGGATGCGTGGAACGACAAGGGGTTCTGGCCTCGGCGGCTGTATGCGATCGATCCGATCGAGCGGTTGATGGAGACTTGGGATAGTCAGCCGGAGAGTTTGCGTGGGCAGGCTAAGGTGATTGTGAATATTTCTGCTTCCCCTTTCTGGAAGGGTAAGCAGCAGGTCAGGCAGGAGATGCTGGCTGCGCTGGCGGTGCGGCATGGAGCCGTGGTGGCGATGGTGAACCAGGTGGGTGGGAACGATAGTTTGATCTTCGATGGGGCTTCGGTGGTTATGGGGGCTGATGGGACTTTGATCGGGATGGGGGCTGCATTCGTCGAAGATCTGGTGATCTTTGAGACGGGGGCTGTTGTAGAGGAACCCACATCTCAGAAGCGAGATGTGGGGCACCCGCTTGATGACATTAAGGCGATGTGGGATGCGCTGGTTTTGGGGACTCGGGATTATGTAAGGAAGTGTGGGTTCAGCAAGGCGGTGATTGGGTTGAGTGGGGGGATCGATTCTGCGCTGGTGGCCGCGATTGCGGTGGAGGCGCTAGGCGCTGAGAACGTGATGGGTGTGGGGATGCCGAGCGAGTACTCGTCCGAGGGGTCCAAGGACGATGCGCGGGTGCTGGCGGAGAACCTGGGGGTGCGGTTCGAGATGCTGGCGATTCATGAGGGGTATGAGGCTTACATGAAGATGCTCGGGCCGCTGTTTGCGGGAACTCCGTTTGGGCTGGCGGAGGAGAATCTTCAGGCTCGGATACGCGGGACACTGCTGATGGCGCTCTCCAACAAGTTTGGCGCGCTGGTGCTGACGACGGGGAACAAGAGCGAGATGTCGGTGGGGTACTGCACGCTGTACGGCGATATGGTGGGCGGGCTGGCGGTGATTGCGGATGTGGTGAAGACGAAGGTGTATGAGCTGAGCCGGTATGCGAATCGCGAGCGCGAGGTGATTCCGGTGGCTACGCTGGAGAAGCCTCCGAGCGCGGAGTTGAGGCCGGGCCAGAAGGATACGGACTCGCTGCCGCCGTATGAGGTGCTTGACCCGATCCTGGAGGCTTATGTGGAGCGATACTGCTCTGCCGAGCAGATTGCGGGTGAGCAGAAGGTGGATGTGGAGCTGGTTCGGCAGGTGTTGAAGCTGGTGGAACGCAGCGAATACAAGCGGCAGCAGGCTGCGCCGGTGTTGAAGGTGACGCGAAAGTCGTTCGGAATGGGCAGGCGGTTTCCGATTGCGGCGAAGGTTCAGGTTTAA
- a CDS encoding DsbA family protein, translating into MKQVWAGSMLAAGLAFGTMVGAAQQTAPAAGIGAKAPNAVTPPAAGQAPAQAKTPLQLQSLDPSTRADPFPPVNPKYFTATTPTVATVDSYLHALLGWDANRIWRVEAIQKTAAPGVSKVIVYVSDRAANSKVQTAVFFITPDGKHALADTAVNPFGEKPYADISAMLKQRADGPFHGNGAKDLELVEFADLQCPHCKDAQAVMKRLVDDFPKAHIVYQNFPLTEIHPFAFKAAAFGVCAAKKSNDVFFTYAQAVYDTQGALTADTGDQTLKDAAAKAGLDPAATAACAATDATKGEVESSIKLAEDVGVTETPMIAINGRLLPLSIPYETLKSIIIFQAGLDGAGDAAVTAAGHGLIGR; encoded by the coding sequence TTGAAGCAGGTTTGGGCAGGTTCGATGTTGGCGGCTGGTCTGGCGTTTGGAACGATGGTTGGTGCAGCACAGCAGACGGCTCCGGCTGCGGGGATTGGGGCGAAGGCTCCGAATGCGGTGACGCCGCCGGCTGCGGGACAGGCTCCGGCCCAGGCGAAGACTCCGCTGCAGTTGCAGTCGCTTGATCCTTCTACGCGGGCCGATCCGTTTCCGCCTGTGAATCCGAAGTACTTTACGGCTACGACTCCGACGGTGGCGACGGTCGACTCTTATCTTCATGCGCTGCTGGGCTGGGATGCGAACCGCATCTGGCGGGTGGAGGCGATTCAGAAGACGGCGGCTCCGGGCGTGAGCAAGGTGATCGTGTATGTGTCCGACCGGGCTGCGAACTCCAAGGTGCAGACAGCGGTGTTCTTTATTACGCCGGATGGCAAGCATGCGCTGGCGGATACGGCGGTCAATCCCTTTGGCGAGAAGCCGTACGCAGACATTAGTGCGATGCTGAAGCAGCGTGCGGATGGGCCGTTCCATGGGAATGGCGCGAAGGATCTTGAGCTGGTGGAGTTTGCGGATCTGCAGTGCCCGCACTGCAAGGATGCACAGGCTGTGATGAAGCGGCTGGTGGATGACTTCCCGAAGGCGCACATCGTGTATCAGAATTTTCCGCTGACGGAGATTCATCCGTTTGCGTTCAAGGCTGCGGCTTTTGGGGTTTGTGCTGCCAAGAAGAGCAATGATGTGTTCTTCACGTATGCGCAGGCTGTGTATGACACGCAGGGCGCGCTGACGGCCGATACCGGTGATCAGACGTTGAAGGATGCGGCTGCGAAGGCGGGGCTCGACCCGGCGGCTACGGCGGCTTGTGCGGCGACGGATGCGACTAAGGGGGAGGTGGAGAGCTCCATCAAGCTGGCGGAGGATGTTGGGGTGACGGAGACGCCGATGATCGCGATCAATGGCCGACTGCTGCCGCTTTCTATTCCTTACGAGACGCTGAAGTCGATCATCATCTTCCAGGCCGGGTTGGATGGGGCGGGGGATGCCGCGGTCACGGCTGCGGGGCATGGGTTGATTGGGCGGTAG
- a CDS encoding cryptochrome/photolyase family protein — protein MQSFQHQIAPFAPKPADLKSRRWIYIPYDRYTDRTGPLTEQPAAQTGIVIVESTAKALRRPYHKKKLVVLISNMRHFALEQAAKGVKVLYHFSPDSHGQALLHLQQSNKLPAITCMTPAERELRLDLHQAQQQGLDITFAEDTTWASSTKDFTTVYGPYKQGKSYVMDRFYRRMRQQTGILMQNAKPIGGQFSFDADNRSPYKHEVPVPTPPTYPPDTITQEVIALVEQTYAHHFGTTEDFDLPCTQSDSDAFWQFFLTHQLPHFGRFEDAMRDDHLQLFHSKTSVLLNLGRLLAMDLIRDVAARAAEGTAPMASCEGFIRQLLGWREFMRHLHEQTDGYRLLAGHVPQEPRKVPHEFSPDAPGAPRLDSETWVQGATPSALGASLTLPAAYWGIESGLHCLDTVVKQVIHEGWSHHITRLMVLSNLANLCGFSPRELTDWFWFAYVDAYDWVVEPNVLGMATYADGGLTATKPYVSGAAYINRMSNYCGHCQYDPKKSTGPGSCPFTSLYWTFLERNEDKLSGNFRMQMPYNTLHKKKPEELVQLRTRAAEAITDLQSFKRPKY, from the coding sequence ATGCAGTCTTTCCAGCACCAGATCGCACCCTTCGCGCCCAAACCCGCCGACCTCAAATCCCGCCGCTGGATCTACATCCCCTACGACCGCTACACCGACCGCACCGGCCCCCTGACCGAGCAGCCCGCCGCCCAAACCGGCATCGTCATCGTAGAGTCCACAGCCAAGGCCCTCCGCCGCCCGTACCACAAGAAAAAGCTCGTAGTCCTCATCTCCAACATGCGCCACTTCGCCCTCGAGCAAGCCGCAAAGGGCGTCAAAGTCCTCTACCACTTCTCCCCCGACTCCCACGGCCAGGCCCTCCTCCACCTCCAGCAATCCAACAAGCTCCCCGCCATCACCTGCATGACTCCCGCAGAGCGAGAACTCCGCCTCGACCTCCACCAGGCCCAACAACAAGGCCTCGATATCACCTTCGCAGAAGACACCACCTGGGCCTCAAGCACGAAGGACTTCACCACCGTCTACGGCCCCTACAAACAAGGCAAGTCCTACGTCATGGACCGCTTCTACCGCAGGATGCGTCAGCAAACCGGCATCCTCATGCAGAACGCCAAACCCATCGGCGGCCAGTTCTCCTTCGACGCAGACAACCGCAGCCCCTACAAGCACGAAGTCCCCGTCCCCACCCCACCCACCTACCCGCCCGACACCATCACCCAGGAGGTCATAGCCCTCGTCGAGCAGACCTACGCCCATCACTTCGGAACGACAGAAGACTTCGACCTACCCTGCACCCAGTCCGACTCCGACGCCTTCTGGCAGTTCTTCCTCACCCACCAACTCCCTCACTTCGGCCGCTTTGAAGACGCCATGCGTGACGACCATCTCCAGCTCTTCCACTCCAAGACCTCCGTCCTCCTCAACCTCGGCCGCCTCCTCGCCATGGATCTCATCCGGGACGTAGCCGCCCGCGCCGCCGAAGGCACCGCCCCCATGGCAAGCTGCGAAGGCTTCATCCGCCAACTCCTCGGCTGGCGCGAGTTCATGCGCCATCTCCACGAGCAGACCGACGGCTACCGCCTCCTCGCCGGCCACGTCCCCCAGGAACCCCGCAAAGTTCCCCACGAATTCTCCCCCGATGCACCGGGTGCCCCACGTCTCGATTCTGAGACGTGGGTTCAAGGTGCCACCCCCTCCGCCCTCGGAGCCTCCCTAACCCTCCCAGCAGCCTACTGGGGCATAGAGTCCGGCCTTCACTGCCTCGATACCGTAGTCAAACAAGTCATCCACGAAGGCTGGTCCCACCACATCACCCGTCTCATGGTCCTCTCCAACCTCGCCAACCTCTGCGGCTTCTCCCCCCGCGAGCTGACAGACTGGTTCTGGTTCGCCTACGTCGACGCCTACGACTGGGTCGTCGAGCCCAACGTCCTCGGCATGGCCACCTACGCCGACGGAGGTCTAACAGCCACCAAGCCTTACGTCTCCGGTGCCGCCTACATCAACCGCATGTCCAACTACTGCGGCCACTGCCAGTACGACCCCAAAAAATCCACCGGCCCCGGGTCCTGCCCCTTCACCTCCCTCTACTGGACCTTCCTTGAACGCAACGAAGATAAGCTCTCCGGCAACTTCCGCATGCAGATGCCCTACAACACCCTCCACAAGAAGAAGCCTGAAGAACTAGTCCAGCTCCGCACCAGAGCCGCCGAAGCCATCACCGACCTGCAATCCTTCAAGCGCCCCAAATACTAG
- a CDS encoding RNA polymerase sigma factor → MHVLHKEVTPPQPSVEPVSTLAALLDQRRHFLRFLQRRVSSPALAEDILQNAYLRALEHSAELRSNESSTAWFYRILRNAVIDHYRHRTVEDRAFNQWAAELETEIAPNDLTHDLVCQCIARALPSLTPSYAQILNEVDLAEYSLATFARAHNITQQNATVRIHRARKALKQRLIETCGACSAHGCLDCNCTT, encoded by the coding sequence ATGCACGTGCTGCACAAAGAAGTAACTCCCCCTCAACCCAGCGTCGAGCCCGTCTCGACGCTGGCCGCTCTCCTCGACCAGCGCCGCCACTTCCTGCGCTTCCTGCAGCGCCGCGTCTCCTCCCCCGCACTCGCCGAGGACATCCTTCAGAACGCATACCTCCGCGCCCTCGAGCACTCCGCCGAACTGCGCTCCAACGAATCCTCCACCGCCTGGTTCTACCGCATCCTCCGCAACGCCGTCATCGACCACTACCGCCACCGCACCGTGGAAGACCGAGCCTTCAACCAGTGGGCCGCCGAGCTCGAAACCGAGATCGCTCCCAACGACCTCACCCACGACCTCGTCTGCCAGTGCATCGCCCGAGCCCTCCCCTCGCTCACCCCTTCCTACGCGCAGATCCTTAACGAAGTCGACCTCGCCGAGTACTCCCTCGCCACCTTCGCCAGGGCCCACAACATCACCCAGCAGAACGCCACCGTCCGCATCCACCGCGCACGCAAGGCCCTCAAGCAGCGCCTCATCGAAACTTGCGGAGCCTGCAGCGCCCACGGCTGCCTGGACTGCAACTGCACCACCTGA
- a CDS encoding aminotransferase class V-fold PLP-dependent enzyme produces the protein MTDRDPLLKWRAEFPILEHTTYMISHSLGPMPRRAITALADFTTIWATRGIRAWEEGWWDMPVTCGNLIGKIIGAPEGRVIMHQNVSICQQIVTSCFDWSDNKRNKLVTDGLNFPSNDYIYHGLSRQGARIVSIPPNPDGLTVPLEDILNAIDNETQLVSISHVAFRSSALQDLAAITEKAHAVGAYIVADLYQSAGIVPLDVTALNVDFATGGSVKWLLGGPGAGYLYVRPDLDLKLQPANIGWAAHAHPFDFAPGPIQYAPDMMRYSNGTPNVPAMYSARSGYEIVAEIGVPAIRAKSQRQTQHMITLADAADITVRSPRNPNHRGGAVILQVPEHEGRNIVAELARRQILIDFRPGAGIRIAPHFYTSDDEIAHTITELKSILKP, from the coding sequence ATGACCGATCGAGACCCTCTCCTCAAGTGGCGCGCCGAGTTCCCCATCCTCGAGCACACCACCTACATGATCAGCCACTCCCTGGGCCCCATGCCCCGCCGCGCCATCACCGCCCTCGCGGACTTCACTACCATCTGGGCCACCCGCGGCATCCGCGCTTGGGAAGAAGGCTGGTGGGACATGCCCGTCACCTGCGGCAACCTCATCGGAAAGATCATCGGCGCACCAGAAGGCCGCGTTATCATGCACCAGAACGTCTCCATCTGCCAGCAGATCGTCACAAGCTGCTTCGACTGGAGCGATAACAAACGCAACAAACTCGTAACCGACGGCCTGAACTTCCCCTCAAACGACTACATCTACCACGGCCTCTCGCGCCAGGGCGCACGCATCGTCTCCATCCCCCCCAATCCCGACGGCCTCACAGTCCCCCTCGAAGACATCCTCAATGCAATCGACAACGAAACCCAACTCGTCAGCATCTCCCACGTAGCCTTCCGCAGCTCCGCCCTGCAAGACCTCGCAGCCATCACAGAGAAAGCCCACGCCGTAGGCGCATACATCGTAGCTGACCTCTACCAGTCCGCCGGCATCGTCCCTCTCGACGTCACCGCCCTCAACGTGGACTTCGCCACCGGCGGCTCGGTCAAATGGCTCCTCGGAGGCCCCGGAGCTGGCTATCTCTACGTCCGCCCAGACCTTGACCTTAAGCTCCAGCCCGCCAATATCGGCTGGGCCGCCCACGCCCATCCCTTCGACTTCGCCCCCGGCCCCATCCAGTACGCACCGGACATGATGCGCTACTCCAACGGCACCCCCAACGTCCCCGCCATGTACAGCGCCCGCTCCGGTTACGAGATCGTCGCCGAGATCGGTGTCCCAGCGATCCGCGCCAAATCCCAACGCCAGACCCAGCACATGATCACCCTCGCCGATGCAGCCGACATCACCGTCCGCAGCCCCCGCAACCCTAACCATCGCGGCGGAGCCGTCATCCTTCAGGTCCCCGAGCACGAAGGCCGCAACATCGTAGCCGAACTCGCCCGCCGCCAGATCCTCATCGACTTCCGCCCCGGCGCAGGCATCCGCATAGCCCCCCACTTCTACACCTCGGACGACGAGATCGCCCACACCATCACCGAACTCAAAAGCATCCTCAAACCCTGA
- a CDS encoding amino acid permease, with product MPDSNLPDRFEQIADREHGLQRSLSAAQLSMIAIGGAIGTGLFLGSSFAIGFAGPAVLVSYLIGALITLLLMGCLAEMTVAHPTSGSFGAWAEHYLSPLAGFLVRYAYWAAVVFALGTEVSAVAIYMRFWFPTIPGWVWIIGFTLALVLVNALNVRFFGTVEYTFSALKIIAILAFLVLGGWVLFSAPHGSGMGLVNYTAFGGFFPHGPWGTWVAVLVSLFSFFSIEMIAVAAGEAKDPKRAITQAFRATFLRLVLFYLLTLAVILAIVPWTQTQSISGIAQSPFVTVMTRTHIPGAAGVVNFVILIAALSAMNSQLYITSRMLFSLSRAGFAPAFFGTLSPAGVPVPALLLSTAGIAVAAILNAIYKDAAFAILLAISIFGAMFVWLMVFVIHLRFRAHHSANTLAFRMWGFPYTTLLGATLMSAALISTLFAPAFHLTLLYGIPFLLILTAAYYLRRRSIQPS from the coding sequence ATGCCCGATTCCAACCTGCCGGACCGTTTTGAGCAGATCGCAGACCGCGAGCACGGCCTCCAGCGCTCGCTCTCCGCCGCCCAACTCTCCATGATCGCCATCGGAGGAGCCATCGGCACCGGCCTCTTCCTCGGCTCCAGCTTCGCCATCGGCTTCGCCGGCCCGGCAGTCCTCGTCAGCTACCTCATCGGTGCCCTCATCACCCTCCTCCTCATGGGCTGCCTTGCCGAGATGACCGTAGCCCACCCCACCTCCGGCTCCTTCGGCGCATGGGCCGAGCACTACCTCTCCCCCCTCGCCGGCTTCTTAGTCCGCTACGCCTACTGGGCAGCCGTCGTCTTCGCCCTAGGCACCGAGGTCTCCGCCGTAGCCATCTACATGCGCTTCTGGTTCCCCACCATCCCCGGCTGGGTCTGGATCATCGGTTTTACCCTTGCGCTCGTCCTCGTCAACGCCCTCAACGTCCGCTTCTTCGGCACGGTCGAGTACACCTTCTCCGCCCTCAAGATCATCGCCATCCTGGCCTTCCTCGTCCTCGGCGGCTGGGTCCTCTTCAGCGCCCCGCACGGCTCCGGCATGGGCCTCGTCAACTACACCGCCTTTGGAGGTTTCTTCCCGCACGGCCCCTGGGGCACCTGGGTCGCCGTCTTAGTCTCCCTCTTCAGCTTCTTCTCGATCGAGATGATCGCCGTAGCAGCCGGCGAAGCGAAAGATCCCAAGCGTGCCATCACCCAGGCCTTCCGAGCCACCTTCCTCCGCCTCGTCCTCTTCTATCTCCTCACGCTGGCAGTCATCCTCGCCATCGTCCCCTGGACCCAGACCCAATCCATCAGCGGCATCGCCCAGAGCCCCTTCGTCACCGTCATGACCCGAACCCACATCCCCGGAGCCGCCGGAGTCGTCAACTTCGTCATCCTCATCGCAGCTTTATCAGCGATGAACAGCCAGCTCTACATCACCAGCCGCATGCTCTTCTCCCTCTCCCGTGCAGGCTTCGCCCCCGCCTTCTTCGGCACCCTCAGCCCCGCAGGAGTCCCCGTCCCCGCTCTCCTGCTCTCCACCGCCGGCATCGCCGTCGCAGCCATCCTCAACGCCATCTACAAGGACGCAGCCTTCGCCATCCTGCTCGCCATCTCCATCTTCGGCGCGATGTTCGTCTGGCTCATGGTCTTCGTCATCCACCTCCGCTTCCGAGCCCACCATTCCGCCAACACCCTGGCCTTCCGCATGTGGGGCTTCCCCTACACCACCCTCCTCGGCGCAACCCTCATGTCCGCCGCACTCATCTCCACCCTCTTCGCCCCCGCCTTCCACCTGACGCTCCTCTACGGCATCCCCTTTCTCCTCATCCTGACCGCGGCCTATTACCTCCGCCGCCGGAGCATCCAACCCTCATGA
- a CDS encoding OsmC family protein — translation MVSVEFEYQGNLHCNAVHGPSGTALSTDAPLDNQGLGESFSPTDLVATALGSCMLTVMGIAARSLDVDMTGARAIVEKEMTATPPRRIASLTVKIHMPHAVSPENQERLERAAHTCPVHKSLHPDIQTPIRFTWG, via the coding sequence ATGGTCTCGGTCGAATTCGAATATCAGGGCAACCTGCACTGCAACGCGGTCCACGGCCCCTCCGGAACAGCCCTCAGCACGGACGCGCCGCTCGACAACCAGGGCCTCGGCGAAAGCTTCTCACCCACCGACCTCGTCGCCACCGCGCTCGGCTCCTGCATGCTCACCGTCATGGGCATCGCCGCCCGTTCCCTTGACGTCGATATGACCGGCGCGCGTGCCATCGTAGAAAAAGAGATGACCGCCACGCCTCCCCGCAGGATCGCCAGCCTCACCGTCAAGATTCACATGCCCCACGCCGTCAGCCCGGAAAACCAGGAAAGACTCGAGCGCGCCGCCCACACCTGCCCCGTCCACAAGAGCCTCCACCCGGATATCCAGACCCCCATCCGATTCACCTGGGGCTGA
- a CDS encoding HD domain-containing protein produces the protein MSTTLQQPAVSPLDTVTLPQSKLIQQITEFVRDTESDLLFNHSSRVYYFGALAGRRRGLTFDPELLYAGAMFHDIGLIPAYSSATERFEVDGANAARSFLQEHGIDAAQIDHVWNAIALHTTPGIPQHMHPVVALVTAGVEMDVLGIDYNLFADPAREAVVSRFPRTPHFKEHILQAFYDGIHHKPDTTFGNVKADVLADKNPAFQRGNFCSVIRNSPWKA, from the coding sequence ATGTCCACCACCTTGCAGCAGCCAGCCGTCTCCCCCCTCGATACCGTCACCCTGCCCCAGAGCAAACTCATTCAGCAGATCACGGAGTTCGTCCGCGACACCGAATCCGATCTCCTCTTCAACCACTCCAGCCGCGTCTACTACTTCGGAGCCCTCGCCGGCCGCCGTCGCGGACTCACCTTCGATCCCGAACTCCTCTACGCCGGTGCCATGTTCCACGACATCGGCCTCATCCCCGCCTACAGCAGCGCCACAGAACGCTTTGAAGTCGATGGAGCCAACGCCGCCCGCTCCTTCCTCCAGGAGCACGGCATAGACGCAGCTCAGATCGACCACGTCTGGAACGCCATCGCCCTCCACACCACACCCGGCATCCCCCAGCACATGCATCCCGTCGTCGCCCTCGTCACCGCCGGCGTGGAGATGGATGTCCTCGGCATCGACTACAACCTCTTCGCAGACCCCGCACGCGAAGCCGTCGTCAGCCGCTTCCCCCGCACCCCGCACTTCAAGGAACACATCCTCCAGGCCTTCTACGACGGCATCCACCACAAGCCGGACACCACCTTCGGCAACGTCAAGGCAGACGTCCTCGCAGACAAGAACCCCGCCTTCCAGCGCGGCAACTTCTGCTCCGTCATCCGCAACTCCCCCTGGAAGGCATAG